One segment of Pseudoalteromonas rubra DNA contains the following:
- a CDS encoding TIGR03643 family protein has translation MQLSSHDLSRVIEMAWEDRTPFEAIEDQFGLSESAVIRLMRHNLKPSSFRLWRQRVSARVTKHSKLRPASVSRGYCPTQYKHR, from the coding sequence ATGCAATTAAGTAGCCATGACCTATCCCGAGTCATCGAGATGGCCTGGGAGGATAGAACACCGTTCGAAGCTATCGAAGACCAGTTTGGGTTGAGTGAATCAGCCGTTATCCGGCTGATGCGCCATAATCTAAAGCCATCCAGTTTTAGGCTATGGCGTCAACGAGTCAGTGCCAGGGTGACTAAACATAGCAAGCTACGCCCGGCTTCTGTGTCTCGGGGGTATTGCCCCACACAATATAAACATCGATGA
- a CDS encoding alanine/glycine:cation symporter family protein encodes MMAFIVDPINNLLWGQGQILIYLLLIAGCWFTWRLKWVQFRHFGHMFSVMKGSMSGDSSGISSFAALCTGLSARVGTGNLAGVAMAISLGGSGAVFWMWVIALLGMATGFAESVLGQLYKVRDEHREFRGGPAYYIRAGLGKPKLAVVFALCLFLGYGFSFSAMQANTIAEALHNTFTINPLYTGLVIAILAGAIVYGGLRSIARFAELIVPFMGLAFVATALLILLINIAQVPAMLLDIFQSAFGLTEAGAGALGAAIKNGIQRGLYSNEAGAGSVPHAAAGATPVPNHPVAQGYVQMLGVFIDTLVLCSCTAVVVLLSGLPVSGEMAGISLTQNAMQAHFGEAGDYLIAAAITLFAFTSVVANYAYAESNLHLFKLDNKAGRLGYTAVYLAMVLWGASATLQQVWSLADMALGLMTLVNIYAIVQLTPTIMNLTKDYQSQKKSAEKIHFDPTKVNYQGTLHEDVWVQQDRSKASQLAERSPMDG; translated from the coding sequence ATGATGGCATTTATCGTTGACCCAATTAATAATCTTCTGTGGGGGCAGGGCCAGATACTCATTTATCTGTTACTGATTGCCGGATGTTGGTTTACCTGGCGGCTGAAGTGGGTGCAGTTTCGCCACTTTGGTCATATGTTCAGTGTGATGAAGGGCAGCATGAGTGGTGACAGCTCAGGGATCAGTTCCTTTGCAGCCTTGTGTACAGGCCTGTCTGCCCGGGTCGGCACAGGTAATCTGGCCGGGGTAGCGATGGCAATCTCTCTGGGCGGCAGTGGGGCAGTATTCTGGATGTGGGTCATTGCCTTGCTTGGCATGGCGACTGGATTTGCGGAGAGTGTGCTGGGCCAGCTTTATAAAGTCCGCGATGAACATCGGGAGTTTCGTGGTGGTCCTGCCTATTATATTCGGGCCGGGCTTGGCAAACCTAAGCTGGCAGTGGTGTTTGCCCTGTGTTTATTCCTGGGTTATGGCTTTAGTTTTAGCGCCATGCAAGCCAATACCATTGCCGAAGCACTCCATAATACATTCACCATTAACCCCTTATACACAGGGCTGGTGATTGCAATTCTTGCCGGCGCGATTGTCTACGGTGGCCTGCGTAGCATTGCCCGTTTTGCTGAGTTGATTGTGCCCTTTATGGGTCTCGCGTTTGTTGCAACGGCCTTACTCATATTGCTCATCAATATTGCTCAGGTGCCTGCCATGTTGCTGGATATCTTCCAGTCAGCGTTTGGTTTAACTGAAGCGGGGGCGGGCGCTTTGGGCGCTGCGATTAAAAATGGCATTCAACGAGGGTTGTATTCTAACGAAGCAGGGGCTGGCAGTGTGCCTCATGCCGCAGCTGGTGCAACGCCTGTGCCTAATCATCCGGTTGCGCAAGGCTATGTACAAATGTTGGGTGTCTTTATTGATACCCTGGTGTTATGTAGCTGTACAGCCGTGGTGGTGTTACTGTCTGGTTTACCCGTCAGCGGAGAAATGGCTGGTATCAGTCTGACTCAAAACGCAATGCAGGCACACTTTGGTGAAGCCGGCGATTATCTGATTGCTGCCGCCATTACTTTATTTGCTTTTACCTCTGTCGTGGCTAACTACGCCTATGCGGAGAGCAATTTACACTTGTTCAAGCTGGATAACAAAGCCGGGCGGTTGGGCTACACCGCCGTGTATTTAGCGATGGTGTTGTGGGGCGCCAGCGCCACTTTACAGCAAGTCTGGAGCCTTGCTGACATGGCATTGGGTTTGATGACACTGGTGAACATCTACGCGATTGTGCAGCTCACCCCAACCATCATGAATTTGACGAAAGATTACCAGAGCCAGAAAAAATCGGCTGAAAAAATCCACTTCGACCCCACGAAAGTCAACTATCAAGGCACTCTCCACGAAGATGTTTGGGTTCAGCAAGACCGAAGCAAAGCTTCGCAGCTTGCTGAACGCTCACCCATGGACGGGTGA
- the ctlX gene encoding citrulline utilization hydrolase CtlX, with translation MFPQAPSAVVMIRPHCFLPNEETRADNSFQSQAQQFDGDISQMAYEQVSRVAEQLEQAGVRVHLFEDLGTDTPDSVFPNNWFSTHAGGQIAIYPMYAKNRRRERRTDIIELLKREYRVQDVIDYSGLEYDDLFLEGTGAMVLDHIERVAYTARSKRTDSHVLERFCSHFNFEPMVFDALSEEGVPVYHTNVLLCVGSDYALGGFEMIVEPGRRAEIKQRLQLAGKKLIELSEAQINAFCGNALELNGDSGRILALSQTAYDALTAEQIAVLGSCVTLLPLEVSAIELAGGSVRCMLAGVHLSRR, from the coding sequence ATGTTCCCACAAGCCCCCAGTGCCGTTGTGATGATCCGGCCACACTGTTTTTTGCCCAATGAAGAAACCCGGGCCGATAACAGCTTTCAATCTCAGGCTCAGCAGTTTGATGGTGATATCAGCCAGATGGCTTACGAGCAGGTATCTCGGGTCGCTGAACAGCTCGAACAAGCGGGTGTGCGGGTGCACTTGTTTGAAGATTTGGGCACTGATACGCCTGATTCAGTGTTCCCCAACAACTGGTTTTCAACTCATGCGGGCGGGCAAATTGCCATTTATCCCATGTATGCTAAAAACCGCCGCCGGGAGCGACGAACAGACATTATAGAGCTATTGAAACGTGAGTACCGGGTGCAGGATGTGATTGATTATTCTGGCCTGGAATATGACGACTTGTTTTTGGAAGGCACCGGTGCGATGGTGCTGGATCATATTGAGCGTGTTGCCTACACCGCGCGCTCAAAACGCACCGATTCGCATGTGCTGGAACGCTTTTGCAGTCACTTTAACTTTGAGCCTATGGTGTTCGATGCACTCAGTGAAGAGGGAGTGCCTGTCTATCATACCAATGTACTGTTGTGCGTGGGGAGTGACTACGCGTTGGGCGGCTTTGAGATGATAGTCGAACCAGGACGGCGTGCAGAAATTAAACAAAGGTTGCAGCTTGCCGGTAAAAAGCTGATAGAGTTGAGTGAGGCTCAGATCAATGCGTTTTGTGGTAATGCACTGGAGTTAAACGGAGACAGCGGGCGCATACTGGCGCTGTCACAAACCGCGTATGATGCGCTGACAGCCGAGCAAATCGCTGTGCTTGGATCATGCGTGACGTTATTACCGCTGGAGGTGTCTGCCATTGAACTGGCCGGAGGCTCGGTACGTTGTATGCTGGCCGGTGTGCATTTATCCCGGCGTTAA
- a CDS encoding molecular chaperone HscC — MITVGIDLGTTNSAVSYWDGEKSVLIPNSLGDYLTPSVVGVDNSGEVLVGKAAKERLISHPLKTTALFKRYMGTQRTVTLGKQHYTAAELSSLVLKSLKADAEAQLSQPVTQAVISVPAYFNDYQRKATKLAAELAGLEVLRLINEPTAAALAYGLQSQEDDTHYLILDLGGGTFDVTILEYFDRVMEVKASAGDNHLGGEDFTGLLISDFLRQHQLEPEQLNEHQQQNLTRLIDECKCGLSSEKHAQFDIELSNQTLRYELTEEKMREICQPLLNRLLTPIERAFNDAGLSPSDIDHIVMVGGASRMNIYKQCLIKALKCFPTTQLDPDLVVALGAGIQAGLVDKNEALDDVVLTDVSAFSLGTGTHNEHDNDGKVGNYFTPIIERNTVLPCSKENTFFPIHKSQEQLLITVYQGESRYVKNNIKLGEIDVPLPKADNIEDKLVRVRFTYDVSGLLEVDITVEHTQQTISQTFEQSSSVLSDKEKAQLKDKMQKLKVHPRDQQRNRLLMAKLERIYEQSRAQYREQIAELITFWEAALGSQDNQRIDRAYEEITQFLKELGE; from the coding sequence ATGATCACGGTAGGTATCGACTTAGGCACAACCAATAGTGCAGTCAGTTATTGGGATGGTGAAAAAAGTGTATTAATTCCAAACTCTCTGGGTGACTACCTGACCCCATCAGTAGTCGGGGTGGACAATAGCGGCGAGGTATTGGTAGGGAAAGCGGCCAAAGAGCGGCTGATCTCACACCCATTAAAAACCACGGCATTATTCAAACGCTATATGGGCACACAGCGCACTGTGACACTTGGAAAGCAGCATTATACCGCCGCTGAGCTATCATCACTGGTGCTTAAATCGCTAAAAGCCGATGCCGAAGCCCAATTATCACAACCTGTTACACAGGCAGTGATCAGTGTACCTGCTTATTTCAATGACTATCAACGTAAAGCCACTAAACTGGCCGCAGAACTGGCCGGGCTGGAAGTGCTGAGACTGATCAACGAGCCCACAGCCGCGGCACTGGCATATGGTCTGCAATCGCAAGAAGATGACACCCATTATCTGATCCTGGATTTAGGTGGCGGTACCTTTGATGTCACCATTCTTGAGTACTTCGATCGTGTCATGGAAGTCAAAGCATCGGCCGGTGACAACCATCTGGGCGGCGAAGACTTTACCGGTTTACTGATCTCGGATTTTTTGCGTCAGCATCAGTTGGAGCCAGAACAGCTAAATGAGCACCAACAACAAAACCTGACCCGGCTTATCGACGAGTGCAAATGCGGTTTAAGCAGCGAAAAACACGCCCAGTTTGACATAGAACTCAGCAACCAGACCTTGCGCTATGAATTAACCGAAGAGAAGATGCGCGAAATCTGCCAGCCACTGCTCAATCGCTTACTGACCCCTATTGAACGGGCGTTTAACGATGCCGGACTATCTCCCTCAGACATAGATCATATAGTCATGGTGGGCGGCGCATCACGTATGAATATTTACAAACAATGCCTGATCAAAGCACTAAAATGCTTCCCCACGACTCAGCTTGACCCGGATCTGGTGGTGGCACTCGGTGCTGGCATACAGGCCGGCCTGGTTGATAAAAATGAAGCACTCGATGATGTAGTATTGACGGATGTATCCGCCTTTAGTCTGGGCACTGGTACCCACAATGAACACGATAATGATGGCAAGGTGGGCAACTACTTTACCCCCATTATTGAGCGCAATACGGTACTGCCATGCAGTAAAGAAAATACTTTCTTCCCTATCCATAAATCCCAGGAACAACTGTTAATAACGGTTTATCAGGGGGAAAGCCGATATGTCAAAAACAACATCAAACTCGGCGAAATTGACGTACCATTGCCAAAGGCAGATAACATCGAAGACAAATTAGTCCGGGTACGCTTTACTTATGATGTTAGTGGCCTGCTGGAAGTGGACATTACCGTAGAACACACTCAGCAAACCATCAGCCAGACCTTTGAACAATCTTCCTCTGTGTTGTCGGACAAAGAAAAAGCCCAGCTGAAGGACAAAATGCAAAAACTCAAAGTCCACCCAAGAGACCAGCAGCGCAACCGCTTACTGATGGCTAAACTGGAACGTATCTATGAGCAAAGCCGTGCCCAGTACCGAGAACAAATTGCTGAGTTGATCACATTCTGGGAAGCCGCTTTAGGCTCTCAGGATAACCAGCGTATTGATCGGGCTTATGAGGAAATCACTCAGTTTTTAAAAGAGTTAGGTGAATAA
- a CDS encoding J domain-containing protein, giving the protein MNKVTENPWEVLGIDPSADKKAIKRAYTSKLKLCKPDEDPEGFQQLRAAYDAALAHLEAQPQQRVKLSSADEQPSELAEPEAVKPEVLPDTTPAMHFETPQAQPGTPPQLNSELQEFDTELAQLLDNSYRRNQQGAWQLLIEHPVCVDLQSRRAASHRIFHSVLNYQKSERAEVTPLDIEVLVFLNLHFDWAEDQELEQQVGHPDFYNMTHKEMPEPEVRIEPVGDTSNIANLFIGLTILCALGLIMISI; this is encoded by the coding sequence GTGAATAAAGTGACAGAAAATCCCTGGGAAGTACTGGGCATCGACCCCAGTGCAGACAAAAAAGCCATAAAACGTGCTTATACAAGTAAGCTCAAGTTGTGTAAACCCGATGAAGATCCAGAAGGGTTTCAGCAACTGCGTGCCGCCTATGACGCAGCACTGGCACATTTGGAGGCACAGCCCCAGCAACGTGTAAAGTTAAGCTCAGCAGACGAACAGCCGTCAGAACTCGCTGAACCTGAAGCCGTCAAGCCAGAGGTTTTGCCGGACACAACCCCGGCGATGCACTTTGAAACACCCCAGGCACAACCCGGCACGCCGCCTCAGCTTAATTCGGAGCTGCAGGAGTTTGACACTGAATTAGCACAGCTGCTGGACAATTCATATCGCCGTAATCAACAAGGGGCCTGGCAGTTGCTTATTGAGCACCCAGTCTGTGTCGATTTACAAAGTCGTCGGGCCGCCTCGCACCGGATATTCCACAGCGTGCTGAACTATCAAAAGTCAGAACGCGCAGAAGTCACTCCTCTGGACATAGAAGTGTTGGTATTTCTGAACCTGCACTTTGACTGGGCGGAAGATCAAGAGCTGGAGCAACAGGTGGGCCATCCCGACTTTTACAATATGACCCACAAAGAGATGCCAGAACCAGAGGTCCGCATCGAGCCGGTGGGTGATACCAGCAACATTGCCAACCTGTTTATTGGCCTGACCATACTCTGTGCCCTTGGCCTGATCATGATTTCTATCTAG
- a CDS encoding bile acid:sodium symporter family protein, protein MLRFIIQLFPLWAILLSAFAFYTPEPFVALKASIIPLLAFIMLTMGLTLTPADFRHVLNQPKAVLIGLVLQFSVMPLVALLIALLFQFDADLTLGMVLVGCVAGGTASNVMCFLAKGDVALSISMTAMSTLAGVVLTPLLVELLAGQVVDIPLAGMMLNLLKIVLFPVLTGVLLNYFFSASIQRLVPLLPLFSVAAIVLIIAIVVALNAATLPTIGPIVALAVVLHNTTGLSLGYLVAKRLGLPETSCRTIALEVGLQNSGLAVALAMKFFAPASALAGTLFSIWHNVSGSVLATWWRRRSRSLSSQSVEQSAEVSDA, encoded by the coding sequence ATGTTGCGTTTTATCATCCAACTGTTTCCACTCTGGGCGATTTTGCTCAGTGCTTTTGCATTTTATACACCTGAGCCCTTTGTCGCTTTAAAGGCCTCCATCATTCCTTTACTCGCATTTATTATGTTGACGATGGGGTTAACTCTGACACCGGCGGACTTTCGTCATGTACTGAATCAACCTAAGGCGGTACTGATAGGCCTGGTGTTGCAGTTTAGCGTGATGCCATTGGTCGCTTTACTGATTGCTTTGTTGTTTCAGTTTGATGCAGATCTGACTTTAGGCATGGTATTGGTCGGCTGTGTCGCAGGTGGCACGGCTAGCAACGTGATGTGTTTTTTGGCCAAAGGTGATGTAGCCTTGTCTATTTCCATGACGGCCATGAGTACCCTTGCAGGGGTGGTGCTGACGCCACTGCTGGTTGAGTTGCTGGCAGGTCAGGTAGTTGATATTCCATTGGCAGGCATGATGCTGAATTTACTAAAGATTGTGTTGTTCCCTGTGCTAACAGGTGTACTTCTGAATTATTTTTTCAGTGCCTCTATTCAACGGCTTGTTCCGCTTTTACCATTATTTTCAGTGGCCGCAATCGTGCTGATCATCGCGATTGTCGTGGCATTAAATGCGGCAACCTTACCAACCATTGGGCCAATTGTTGCGTTGGCGGTGGTGCTACATAATACGACTGGCTTGTCGCTAGGGTATCTGGTGGCGAAGCGGCTGGGTCTGCCTGAAACGAGTTGCCGTACGATTGCTCTGGAAGTGGGGTTGCAAAATTCCGGACTGGCGGTTGCACTGGCGATGAAGTTTTTTGCCCCCGCCAGTGCATTGGCCGGTACCTTGTTTTCAATTTGGCACAATGTCAGCGGCTCTGTGCTGGCGACCTGGTGGCGCAGACGTAGTCGCAGCCTGTCTTCTCAGTCAGTGGAGCAGAGCGCTGAGGTGTCAGATGCCTAG
- a CDS encoding winged helix-turn-helix domain-containing protein: MAEYRFLSYRFDCQTHTLKQGKQPLELRPKAAKVLSYLLQHANTVVSKQEIIEAVWGHPHVQEHRLFQLISELRKLAPEQDLIRTYPNQGYSWQVKTKVVLPPSRNRVALAASLLLSVSVASGAYLNSQPASTSTPTLLPALSAYHKAIVAFEHQKYPQAQQWLTFSLQENPESIEAQLLLAETLLQMNETAQAQHYASQVVQHTAVNSYYFSQASDLLSRLSVSQARFSEALNFAIQGQQAIDQQAICSAVVMRQRIADLIVAQPESLQSATLHSATAQLTHGSAPTHTAQNIDSQQSELCKQLTQPGPTSKRLCTPSSGVHIGRERLA; this comes from the coding sequence ATGGCCGAGTACCGCTTTTTATCTTATCGTTTTGATTGCCAGACTCATACACTAAAACAAGGAAAACAACCTCTGGAGCTGCGCCCCAAAGCAGCCAAAGTACTGAGTTATTTGCTGCAACATGCCAATACAGTGGTCTCCAAACAGGAGATAATCGAAGCCGTATGGGGTCATCCTCATGTGCAGGAGCATCGCCTGTTTCAGCTGATCAGTGAACTCAGAAAGCTGGCCCCCGAACAAGACCTGATCCGCACCTACCCTAATCAGGGTTACAGCTGGCAGGTAAAAACCAAAGTGGTTTTGCCGCCCTCGCGTAACCGGGTTGCCCTGGCGGCCTCCTTGCTCCTGTCTGTTAGCGTCGCCAGCGGCGCTTATCTAAACAGTCAGCCTGCGTCCACCAGCACACCGACGCTACTGCCAGCCTTGTCGGCATACCACAAAGCCATCGTGGCTTTTGAGCACCAGAAGTACCCGCAGGCGCAGCAATGGCTGACTTTCAGTTTACAAGAAAATCCAGAGTCAATTGAGGCCCAATTGCTGCTGGCCGAAACCTTATTACAAATGAATGAAACAGCGCAGGCACAGCACTATGCCAGTCAGGTAGTTCAGCACACGGCGGTTAATAGCTATTACTTTTCACAAGCGTCAGATCTGCTCAGCCGGCTCTCTGTCAGTCAGGCGCGCTTCTCCGAGGCGCTAAACTTTGCCATTCAGGGACAGCAGGCCATCGATCAGCAAGCAATTTGCAGCGCAGTGGTCATGCGACAGCGCATCGCCGATTTGATCGTCGCGCAACCGGAATCGTTACAGTCTGCAACACTGCACAGTGCAACAGCACAACTCACTCACGGCTCTGCGCCTACACACACAGCGCAAAACATCGACTCGCAGCAGTCCGAACTGTGCAAACAGCTCACCCAGCCTGGGCCAACTTCGAAGCGACTGTGCACACCGTCCAGCGGTGTTCACATAGGTCGAGAGAGGCTTGCTTAA
- a CDS encoding DsbC family protein: MTLSTSLSTFLLGTALLSASPLAAEPTPPTTAKAGSPKEKAKNKLRALVGTNIDFELHPYSDDFFRLTLGNEHLLLSKDGNYLFSGRVIDVRNRVDHIAKIQQIANQQKMADVPYEQLLTYPAQDEKYRITVFTDIDCPYCRKFHKELPALNQQGVTVHYVMIPRGRAGSPAYQKTAATLCAERPNQAMDAAMRSTPAPLENTECEHSLDTQVSLAQQFGFQSTPTILLPNGEAVPGYVPARELVARLAQR; the protein is encoded by the coding sequence ATGACCTTGTCTACTTCTCTTTCAACGTTTCTGCTTGGCACAGCATTACTGAGTGCCTCTCCTTTGGCCGCAGAGCCAACCCCCCCCACGACAGCCAAAGCAGGCTCCCCAAAAGAAAAAGCAAAAAATAAATTACGCGCACTGGTTGGGACAAACATCGATTTTGAACTGCACCCTTACTCAGATGACTTCTTTCGCCTGACACTCGGCAATGAACACCTGCTGTTGTCAAAAGATGGCAATTACCTGTTCAGTGGTCGTGTTATTGATGTGCGCAATCGGGTTGATCACATCGCCAAAATACAACAAATTGCCAATCAACAAAAAATGGCTGATGTGCCTTATGAGCAATTATTAACCTACCCGGCACAGGATGAAAAATACCGCATCACAGTGTTCACCGACATCGACTGCCCCTACTGCCGTAAATTTCACAAGGAACTACCTGCGCTTAATCAACAGGGCGTTACGGTCCATTATGTGATGATACCCAGAGGCCGAGCAGGCAGCCCTGCCTACCAAAAAACGGCAGCAACGCTCTGCGCTGAGCGACCTAATCAGGCTATGGATGCCGCAATGCGCAGTACACCAGCGCCTCTAGAAAACACAGAGTGTGAACACTCGCTGGATACCCAGGTTTCACTGGCGCAACAGTTTGGGTTTCAGTCGACACCGACTATCCTGCTACCCAATGGTGAAGCGGTCCCGGGTTACGTACCAGCCAGAGAACTGGTGGCGCGGCTGGCGCAGCGCTAG
- a CDS encoding tetratricopeptide repeat protein, giving the protein MMRLQSLFRLGYRGLIRYTLLALLLCSSVAQAFSITEAKRQLDDAQNLRSGSPQSAIRSLAQLADEPALKSYPEEYYETLMALAHTLISQGDYDKAQQRSEQLQHFAIAQGNPYHHAYSFLLLGFIADNQSRFDQAQAYYNNALDTAIDANDNEMIAQSYERISAVLRRQDKYIEALKVAQKSINVLSILGETEVYARALVNLGIIQTALGDHESALETFTRSFELSRELSFDKGIADSIYESGVVYQRMENYPAALKHFKMAHELDEKSGNLMDIGNSAMRSGFMALETGDLKEAEYFATKSQKLYTQIDSKSGLTRSYNLQARIALKSEQTALATEYVEQSLEIANSYNLTGYLVASQLTQAHIAAASQNHETTLERAHQALATATLINDKDGQIKSYQLLADTYQAIKDPQNALDAHLKFTQLRDDLGNSQHNLTLAALQSRVEFIRKQQEIETLNLDRALKDTQLREREWQLKAWWFGTAGVFMLVLAIGYRQVKKRKLAAERAALLQEVVDKKNAMLADVSHEIRTPLTALQLQVEALQFNIAQDVDASYNTINRKLSDINRLISDIHQLAMADSQSLYLNLVQCNLTEVMTLWEQEFAQFSQGKGFDWEASIQLTGAVTVSWDMDRIKQVLTNLIANSTLYTDKPGKQRLKVWQQHKKIHITLEDTAPGVIDEHLSEIFERLFRVEKSRSRRTGGSGLGLAICKSLIEAHHGKIVAQHSELGGLKIVIVLPTEVN; this is encoded by the coding sequence ATGATGCGCTTACAGAGCCTGTTCAGGCTAGGATACCGAGGCTTAATTCGCTACACCTTGCTGGCGTTGCTATTGTGCTCCTCTGTGGCTCAGGCGTTTTCCATTACAGAGGCAAAACGCCAACTGGACGACGCGCAAAACCTCAGAAGCGGCTCACCTCAGTCTGCGATCAGGTCGCTGGCCCAACTCGCGGATGAGCCGGCACTGAAGTCGTATCCGGAGGAGTATTACGAAACGTTAATGGCGCTGGCTCACACCCTGATCAGTCAGGGCGACTACGATAAAGCGCAACAGCGTAGTGAACAACTACAGCACTTCGCCATCGCGCAAGGCAATCCCTACCACCACGCCTATTCCTTTTTGTTATTGGGATTTATTGCGGACAACCAAAGCCGATTTGATCAGGCCCAAGCCTATTATAACAATGCGCTCGACACCGCGATTGATGCCAATGATAACGAAATGATTGCCCAATCATATGAGCGCATTTCTGCGGTACTACGGCGCCAGGACAAGTACATCGAAGCACTGAAAGTAGCTCAGAAGTCCATCAATGTACTCAGTATTCTGGGAGAAACTGAAGTCTACGCCAGAGCGCTGGTTAACCTGGGGATTATTCAGACCGCACTGGGGGATCATGAGAGTGCGCTGGAAACCTTCACCCGCTCTTTTGAGCTCAGCCGTGAGCTGAGTTTTGACAAAGGTATCGCCGACTCCATTTATGAATCTGGCGTGGTGTATCAGCGCATGGAAAACTACCCGGCCGCGCTGAAGCATTTTAAGATGGCGCATGAACTCGATGAAAAATCGGGTAACCTGATGGATATAGGCAACAGTGCTATGCGCAGCGGGTTTATGGCACTCGAGACCGGCGACCTGAAAGAAGCAGAATACTTCGCAACCAAGTCACAAAAGCTCTATACACAGATAGACTCAAAAAGTGGCCTGACTCGCAGTTACAACCTGCAAGCCCGGATAGCACTCAAATCGGAGCAAACAGCACTGGCAACAGAGTATGTGGAGCAATCGCTGGAGATTGCCAATAGTTATAACCTGACCGGCTATTTAGTTGCTTCTCAGCTGACTCAGGCACACATCGCTGCGGCCTCACAAAATCACGAGACAACACTTGAGCGGGCCCATCAAGCCCTTGCCACAGCAACGCTGATTAATGACAAAGACGGCCAAATCAAATCCTATCAACTGCTGGCAGACACTTACCAGGCTATCAAGGATCCGCAAAATGCCCTCGACGCACACCTGAAATTCACCCAACTCAGAGATGACCTGGGCAACAGTCAGCACAACCTGACACTGGCCGCATTGCAAAGCCGGGTTGAATTTATTCGCAAACAACAAGAAATCGAAACACTCAATCTCGACCGGGCATTGAAGGACACCCAACTCAGAGAGCGGGAGTGGCAACTCAAGGCATGGTGGTTCGGCACAGCTGGGGTGTTTATGCTGGTGCTCGCGATTGGTTATCGGCAAGTCAAAAAACGTAAACTGGCTGCCGAGCGCGCGGCCCTGCTGCAAGAAGTGGTCGACAAGAAAAATGCAATGCTGGCAGATGTCTCTCACGAGATCCGCACACCGCTTACGGCACTGCAACTGCAGGTTGAAGCCTTACAATTTAATATCGCCCAGGACGTCGACGCTTCATACAATACGATCAATCGTAAATTGTCAGATATTAACCGTCTGATCTCAGACATTCACCAGCTGGCCATGGCCGATTCACAGAGCCTGTATCTCAATCTGGTGCAGTGTAACCTCACCGAAGTGATGACACTCTGGGAGCAGGAGTTTGCTCAATTCTCGCAAGGAAAAGGCTTTGATTGGGAAGCCAGTATTCAGCTAACCGGCGCAGTGACCGTGAGTTGGGACATGGATCGCATTAAGCAGGTACTCACAAACTTAATCGCCAACAGCACCTTGTACACCGACAAGCCTGGTAAGCAGCGGCTCAAGGTCTGGCAACAGCATAAGAAAATACACATTACCCTGGAAGACACTGCTCCGGGCGTGATTGATGAACACCTGAGCGAAATATTCGAGCGATTGTTCCGGGTAGAAAAGTCCCGGAGCAGGCGTACCGGCGGCTCGGGTCTGGGCCTGGCCATCTGTAAAAGCCTGATTGAAGCACATCATGGTAAAATTGTGGCCCAGCATAGTGAGCTGGGCGGATTGAAAATCGTGATAGTGCTCCCGACAGAGGTTAACTAA
- a CDS encoding antibiotic biosynthesis monooxygenase family protein — protein MIAVIFEVMPHQTKRQAYLDIAADLKPSLQNIDGFISIERYQSLNNPEQLLSLSFWRDEAAVLQWRMQEEHRAAQQQGRQRMFQHYRIRVAQVVRDYGSQDREQAP, from the coding sequence GTGATAGCCGTTATCTTTGAGGTAATGCCTCACCAGACCAAGCGACAGGCCTATCTGGATATCGCGGCAGATCTTAAGCCCAGCCTGCAAAACATCGACGGATTTATATCAATTGAGCGGTATCAAAGTCTGAACAACCCTGAACAGTTGCTCTCATTGTCATTTTGGCGGGATGAAGCGGCTGTACTGCAGTGGCGAATGCAGGAGGAGCATCGGGCGGCGCAGCAGCAGGGTAGACAGCGCATGTTTCAGCACTACCGTATTCGGGTCGCCCAAGTAGTGCGCGATTATGGCAGTCAAGACCGGGAGCAAGCGCCTTAG
- a CDS encoding NIPSNAP family protein has translation MITCFIEYRIDPGKLDLFEQYARNWGEIIPRCGGELVGYFAPYEGTNFVAYGLISFTSLAEYEAYRVRLKANQQGRANFLFALEAGFILQEKRSFLSCIEQTYLQGVNAL, from the coding sequence ATGATCACTTGTTTTATTGAGTATCGGATTGACCCGGGTAAGCTGGACTTGTTTGAGCAATATGCCCGCAATTGGGGTGAGATCATCCCGAGATGTGGTGGTGAACTGGTTGGCTATTTTGCGCCTTATGAGGGCACTAATTTTGTTGCTTATGGCCTGATCAGCTTTACCAGCCTGGCTGAATATGAGGCGTACCGTGTGCGCCTGAAAGCGAATCAACAAGGACGGGCCAATTTTCTCTTTGCCCTAGAAGCAGGCTTTATTTTGCAGGAAAAGCGCAGTTTCTTATCCTGTATTGAACAAACTTATCTGCAAGGAGTGAATGCATTGTGA